One Tomitella gaofuii DNA segment encodes these proteins:
- a CDS encoding DUF3107 domain-containing protein, giving the protein MEVKIGVSDNPRELVIASAQTPEEVEKLVSAALSGGEGVLSLEDEKGRRFVVPAARIAYVEIGIKDSRPVGFLK; this is encoded by the coding sequence GTGGAGGTCAAGATCGGTGTGTCCGACAACCCGCGTGAACTGGTGATCGCCAGCGCACAGACCCCGGAAGAGGTGGAGAAGCTGGTCTCCGCGGCGCTGTCCGGCGGCGAGGGAGTGCTGAGCCTGGAGGACGAGAAGGGCCGCCGGTTCGTCGTGCCCGCCGCCCGGATCGCGTACGTCGAGATCGGCATCAAGGACTCGCGTCCCGTCGGCTTTCTCAAGTAG
- a CDS encoding TIGR02569 family protein, producing MPLGDGTGAWRVGEAVLSPVADHARAAWSASVRETLDVDGVRLARPVRSSDGRYVVSGWRADTFITGEPEARYDEVVSLSVRLHAATSSLSRPRFLAQQPAPPYSDADIFALADRAAWESVPFAGVRGLDAIVAAGPDGDRSSALVQQLASLRKPVDIPDQVVHGDLFSTVLFAGAAAPGIRDIVPYWRPAPWAAAVIVVDAISWGGADDGLIERWGVLPEWPQMLLRAMIFRLAVHALHDRATAGVLPGLERTADLVRLLV from the coding sequence ATGCCGTTGGGCGACGGGACGGGCGCGTGGCGCGTGGGCGAGGCGGTGCTCTCGCCGGTGGCCGACCATGCGCGGGCGGCATGGTCGGCGAGCGTGCGCGAGACCCTCGACGTGGACGGCGTGCGGTTGGCCCGTCCGGTGCGTTCGAGCGACGGGCGGTATGTGGTGTCCGGCTGGCGCGCGGACACGTTCATCACCGGCGAGCCCGAGGCCCGGTACGACGAGGTGGTGTCGCTGTCCGTACGGTTGCACGCCGCCACGTCGTCCCTGTCGCGTCCGCGGTTCCTGGCGCAGCAGCCGGCCCCGCCGTACAGCGACGCGGACATCTTCGCCCTCGCGGACCGGGCCGCGTGGGAGAGCGTGCCGTTCGCCGGCGTCCGCGGCCTGGACGCGATCGTCGCGGCGGGCCCGGACGGCGACCGCAGCAGCGCGCTCGTGCAACAGTTGGCGTCCCTGCGCAAGCCCGTGGACATTCCGGACCAGGTGGTGCACGGCGACCTGTTCAGCACCGTGCTGTTCGCCGGCGCGGCCGCGCCGGGCATCCGCGACATCGTGCCGTATTGGCGTCCCGCGCCGTGGGCCGCCGCGGTGATCGTCGTGGACGCGATCTCCTGGGGTGGCGCCGACGACGGGCTCATCGAACGCTGGGGGGTGCTTCCGGAGTGGCCGCAGATGCTGTTGCGGGCCATGATCTTCCGGCTCGCGGTGCACGCCTTGCACGACAGGGCCACCGCCGGCGTGCTTCCAGGGCTGGAGCGAACCGCGGACCTCGTGCGGCTCCTCGTATAG
- a CDS encoding ferritin-like fold-containing protein — MTNPETVSPDAVGPDSAGSADTAGAARRVSADHPGVDELFGLLAYGQLSAFYRLTADAAAMAPTVRGKVAMAGLAATDHEHFELLRGALADRGRDIFDAMAPYEQTIEQFHASTMPSSWLESLVKAYIGDGLASDFHREIVAALPEEIRSVVSEALEETARSEFVVAEVRAAIDKTPQVRSRLALWARRLLGEAVTQAQYVALQSEALSELVIAAAGDINHLAELFDRIQDKHAQRMESLGLG; from the coding sequence ATGACGAACCCCGAAACCGTCTCCCCGGACGCCGTAGGTCCGGACTCCGCAGGCTCCGCCGACACCGCCGGCGCGGCGCGGCGGGTGAGCGCAGACCATCCGGGCGTCGACGAGCTGTTCGGCCTTCTCGCGTACGGGCAGCTGTCGGCCTTCTACCGACTCACCGCCGACGCGGCCGCGATGGCGCCCACCGTGCGCGGCAAGGTGGCGATGGCAGGCCTGGCGGCCACCGACCACGAGCATTTCGAGCTGCTGCGGGGGGCGCTCGCCGACCGCGGACGCGACATCTTCGACGCGATGGCGCCGTACGAGCAGACGATCGAGCAGTTCCACGCGTCGACCATGCCCAGTTCGTGGCTCGAATCCCTCGTCAAGGCCTACATCGGCGACGGACTGGCCTCGGACTTCCACCGGGAGATCGTCGCCGCGCTGCCGGAGGAGATCCGCAGCGTGGTCTCGGAGGCGCTCGAGGAGACGGCGCGCTCCGAGTTCGTCGTGGCCGAGGTGCGCGCCGCCATCGACAAGACCCCGCAGGTGCGGTCGCGGTTGGCGCTGTGGGCGCGCCGGCTCCTCGGCGAGGCCGTCACGCAGGCGCAGTACGTGGCTCTGCAGAGCGAGGCGCTGAGCGAACTGGTGATCGCGGCCGCCGGCGACATCAACCATCTGGCCGAGTTGTTCGACCGGATCCAGGACAAGCATGCGCAGCGGATGGAATCCCTGGGCCTCGGATAG
- a CDS encoding DUF3152 domain-containing protein, translating to MTYRDDDAHRSRRPAADGDGRIAGAVRDRGPEPRYTEGQRVRDSADEQGGFSFPSWNQPLRARWDPTFGPQRPRARRSEREGIRRQTRLGRFVSQYGWRAYAIPVLVVVTVFVVIEAFRGGGTSSADAPSLGTRFSDVNGIVGAPVADGRFDPSVPSAALPDGGPFTVHGAGTFHIVPGTTGQVGQGTQHVYTYTVDVEDGVDTTGYGGDQAFASMVDHTLANPKSWINDPTVAFRRVDTPDADFHVALTSQMTVRQSCGYDIPVETSCYNADLKRVVLNEPRWVRGAVAFQGDIGSYRQYMVNHEIGHAIGYAQHQPCQSDGGLAPIMMQQTFGVANDDIAKLDPDGVVPKNGMTCHANPWPFPRS from the coding sequence GTGACATATCGGGACGACGACGCGCACCGGTCCCGCCGTCCGGCGGCGGACGGCGACGGACGCATCGCCGGGGCCGTGCGCGACCGCGGACCCGAACCGCGCTACACCGAAGGCCAGCGGGTGCGCGACTCCGCCGACGAGCAGGGCGGATTCTCGTTTCCCTCGTGGAATCAGCCGCTGCGCGCACGGTGGGACCCCACTTTCGGCCCGCAGCGTCCGCGCGCCCGGCGCAGCGAACGCGAGGGGATCCGGCGCCAGACCCGGCTGGGGCGGTTCGTCTCCCAATACGGCTGGCGCGCCTACGCCATCCCCGTCCTCGTGGTGGTGACCGTGTTCGTCGTCATCGAGGCCTTCCGGGGCGGCGGCACCTCGAGCGCCGATGCGCCCAGCCTGGGCACGCGGTTCTCGGACGTCAACGGCATCGTCGGCGCGCCCGTCGCCGACGGCCGCTTCGACCCGTCGGTGCCCTCGGCGGCGCTGCCCGACGGCGGACCGTTCACCGTGCACGGCGCCGGCACGTTCCACATCGTCCCCGGAACCACGGGGCAGGTGGGCCAGGGCACCCAGCACGTGTACACCTACACCGTCGACGTCGAGGACGGCGTCGACACCACCGGCTACGGCGGGGACCAGGCATTCGCCAGCATGGTCGACCACACGCTGGCGAACCCCAAGAGCTGGATCAACGATCCCACCGTCGCGTTCCGGCGGGTCGACACCCCGGACGCCGACTTCCACGTCGCCCTGACCTCGCAGATGACGGTGCGGCAGAGCTGCGGCTACGACATCCCGGTGGAGACGTCGTGCTACAACGCCGACCTCAAGCGCGTGGTGCTCAACGAGCCGCGCTGGGTGCGGGGAGCGGTGGCCTTCCAGGGGGACATCGGCTCGTACCGGCAGTACATGGTGAACCACGAGATCGGCCACGCCATCGGATACGCGCAGCATCAGCCGTGCCAGAGCGACGGGGGGCTCGCGCCGATCATGATGCAGCAGACCTTCGGCGTCGCGAACGACGACATCGCCAAGCTCGACCCCGACGGCGTCGTCCCCAAAAACGGCATGACGTGCCACGCGAACCCGTGGCCGTTCCCGCGGTCATGA
- a CDS encoding TetR/AcrR family transcriptional regulator encodes MTDTARGAPEGSTDAARQTSKKAARMPRNERRLQLMESASTVFVVRGYHSAGMDEIAETAGVSKPVLYQHFPSKLDLYMAVLTRHIDQMVHGVRQALRSTTDNRKRVHAAVEAFFDFVDNDTQGYRLVFESDLMGDPQVQSRVENGVDACVDAVFDTVSQDSGLDPYRARMLAVGLVGASQVSARYWLEADRPITKEDAVSTTAALAWGGLAHVPMQGRRED; translated from the coding sequence ATGACTGATACCGCCCGCGGGGCGCCGGAGGGTTCCACGGACGCCGCGCGCCAGACCTCGAAGAAGGCCGCCCGCATGCCGCGCAACGAGCGCCGGCTGCAGCTGATGGAATCAGCCAGCACGGTCTTCGTGGTCCGCGGCTACCACTCGGCGGGGATGGACGAGATCGCCGAGACCGCGGGCGTGAGCAAACCGGTCCTCTACCAGCACTTCCCCAGCAAGCTCGACCTCTACATGGCCGTGCTGACCAGGCACATCGACCAGATGGTGCACGGCGTGCGCCAGGCGTTGCGCTCCACCACGGACAACCGCAAGCGCGTGCACGCCGCGGTGGAGGCGTTCTTCGACTTCGTCGACAACGACACCCAGGGGTACCGGCTGGTGTTCGAGTCGGACCTGATGGGCGATCCGCAGGTGCAGAGCCGGGTGGAGAACGGCGTCGACGCGTGCGTGGACGCGGTGTTCGACACGGTCAGCCAGGATTCCGGGCTGGACCCGTACCGCGCGCGGATGCTCGCGGTGGGCCTGGTGGGCGCCTCCCAGGTGAGCGCGCGGTACTGGCTCGAGGCCGACCGCCCCATCACCAAGGAGGACGCCGTGTCCACCACGGCCGCGCTGGCCTGGGGCGGGCTGGCGCACGTGCCCATGCAGGGGCGCCGCGAGGACTGA
- the moeB gene encoding molybdopterin-synthase adenylyltransferase MoeB codes for MAAGAEPLPPLVGVGPELSERDRARFHRHTILPQLGVDGQRRLRNARVLVIGAGGLGAPTLMYLTAAGVGTIGVVDFDVVEESNLHRQVIHGEADVGRRKVDSARDSMRAIDSAVHVRLHPEQLDNGNAVELFGQYDLILDGTDNFATRYLVNDAAVLAGRPYVWGSIFRFSGQVSVFWDRAPDGRGVNYRDLYPEPPAPGKVPSCAEGGVLGVLCAAVGSVMATEAVKLITGIGRPLLGRLLIYDALEMSHRTIGIRKDPAAPPVTGLVDYERLCGAPAVPDVPETSARELAAELDAVAGGEGGHVELIDVREPDEWAIARIPGARLVPLGGFAAGAEDPLADVPADRRVVVYCKSGGRSAQAAAWLRERGHRDVCSLAGGIDDWARTVDTGMPRY; via the coding sequence ATGGCCGCCGGCGCGGAGCCGCTGCCGCCGCTCGTCGGCGTCGGTCCGGAGCTCAGCGAACGCGACCGGGCGCGGTTCCACCGGCACACGATCCTTCCCCAACTGGGCGTGGACGGCCAGCGTCGCCTGCGCAACGCGCGCGTCCTCGTCATCGGGGCGGGCGGGCTGGGCGCGCCGACGCTGATGTACTTGACCGCGGCGGGCGTCGGCACGATCGGCGTCGTCGACTTCGATGTGGTCGAGGAGTCGAATCTGCACCGCCAGGTCATCCACGGGGAGGCCGACGTGGGCCGCCGCAAGGTGGACAGCGCGCGGGACTCGATGCGGGCGATCGACTCTGCAGTGCACGTGCGCCTGCACCCCGAGCAGCTGGACAACGGCAACGCGGTGGAACTGTTCGGGCAGTACGACCTGATCCTCGACGGCACCGACAACTTCGCCACCCGCTACCTGGTCAACGACGCGGCGGTGCTGGCGGGCCGCCCGTACGTGTGGGGATCGATCTTCCGCTTCTCCGGCCAGGTGTCGGTGTTCTGGGACCGCGCGCCGGACGGCCGCGGGGTGAACTACCGGGACCTCTACCCCGAGCCGCCCGCGCCGGGCAAGGTGCCCTCGTGCGCGGAGGGCGGGGTGCTCGGAGTGCTGTGCGCGGCCGTCGGCTCGGTCATGGCCACCGAGGCGGTCAAGCTCATCACCGGCATCGGCCGCCCGTTGCTGGGCCGGCTGCTGATCTACGACGCGCTGGAGATGAGCCACCGCACCATCGGCATCCGTAAGGATCCGGCCGCGCCGCCGGTCACGGGGCTCGTCGACTACGAGCGGCTGTGCGGCGCGCCCGCGGTGCCGGACGTTCCCGAGACCTCGGCGCGAGAGCTTGCGGCGGAACTCGACGCCGTCGCCGGGGGCGAGGGCGGGCACGTGGAGCTGATCGACGTGCGGGAGCCGGATGAATGGGCGATCGCGCGGATTCCGGGCGCCCGGCTGGTGCCGTTGGGCGGTTTCGCCGCGGGAGCCGAGGACCCGCTGGCGGACGTCCCGGCGGACCGGCGTGTGGTCGTGTATTGCAAGTCCGGCGGCCGTTCGGCGCAGGCGGCGGCGTGGTTGCGCGAGCGCGGTCATCGCGACGTGTGCAGCCTCGCCGGCGGGATCGACGACTGGGCGCGCACCGTCGATACGGGTATGCCGCGGTACTGA
- a CDS encoding DEAD/DEAH box helicase, producing MTPSPDVSPVSLNHTPDSPAPTFAELGVRDEIVRGLADAGIERTFAIQELTLPLALAGDDLIGQARTGMGKTYGFGVPLLHRISADDAERPLDGTPRALVIVPTRELCVQVTKDLQEAAVHLGARVTSIYGGRPYEDQIAALQSGIDVVVGTPGRLLDLANQGHLILGKVSVLVLDEADEMLDLGFLPDIERILGMVPDQRQTMLFSATMPGPIITLARTFLTKPTHIRAEEPDSSAVHERTVQHVFRAHALDKVEMLSRILQARGRGATMIFTRTKRTAQKVADELAERGFKVGAVHGDLGQVAREKSLKGFRSGEVDVLVATDVAARGIDIDDVTHVINYQCPDDEKTYVHRIGRTGRAGRTGIAVTLVDWDDVPRWQLIDKALGLDIADPVETYSSSEHLFVDLDIPTDVTGKVGPATRASGGPRGSRNGDARSESGSGATRRRADGKAAAQRNRSSRRRTRGAQPAGDGAGASQRTADGGPADAPADGKAGTGPSSGGPARRRRRRRRGGASGAGAAGGSAPQGSTATAD from the coding sequence GTGACTCCGAGCCCGGACGTCAGCCCCGTGTCCCTCAACCACACCCCCGACTCCCCCGCCCCCACCTTCGCCGAGCTCGGCGTCCGCGACGAGATCGTCCGCGGCCTCGCCGACGCCGGCATCGAGCGCACCTTCGCGATCCAGGAGCTGACGCTGCCGCTGGCACTGGCCGGCGACGACCTGATCGGCCAGGCGCGCACGGGCATGGGCAAGACCTACGGCTTCGGCGTCCCGCTGCTGCACCGCATTTCCGCCGACGACGCCGAGCGTCCCCTGGACGGCACCCCCCGCGCCCTGGTGATCGTGCCGACGCGGGAGCTGTGTGTGCAGGTCACCAAGGACCTCCAGGAGGCCGCGGTGCACTTGGGCGCCCGCGTGACGTCGATCTACGGCGGCCGCCCCTACGAGGACCAGATCGCGGCGCTGCAGTCCGGCATCGACGTCGTCGTGGGCACCCCCGGCCGGCTCCTCGACCTGGCCAACCAGGGCCACCTCATCCTGGGCAAGGTCTCCGTTCTCGTGCTCGACGAGGCCGACGAGATGCTGGACCTGGGCTTCCTGCCCGATATCGAGCGGATCCTCGGCATGGTGCCGGACCAGCGCCAGACGATGCTGTTCTCCGCGACGATGCCGGGACCCATCATCACCCTGGCGCGCACGTTCCTGACCAAGCCCACGCACATCCGCGCGGAGGAGCCGGATTCGTCGGCGGTGCACGAGCGCACCGTCCAGCACGTGTTCCGCGCGCACGCGCTGGACAAGGTGGAGATGCTCTCGCGCATCCTGCAGGCCCGTGGTCGCGGCGCGACGATGATCTTCACCCGCACCAAGCGCACCGCGCAGAAGGTCGCCGACGAGCTGGCCGAACGCGGGTTCAAGGTGGGCGCGGTGCACGGCGACCTGGGCCAGGTGGCCCGTGAGAAGTCGCTCAAGGGCTTCCGCTCCGGCGAGGTGGACGTGCTGGTCGCCACCGACGTGGCCGCCCGCGGCATCGACATCGACGACGTCACGCACGTCATCAACTACCAGTGCCCGGACGACGAGAAGACCTACGTGCACCGCATCGGCCGCACGGGCCGCGCGGGCCGCACCGGCATCGCGGTGACCCTCGTCGACTGGGACGACGTGCCCCGTTGGCAGCTCATCGACAAGGCGCTGGGCCTGGACATCGCGGACCCGGTGGAAACCTACTCGAGCTCCGAGCATCTCTTCGTCGACCTCGACATCCCCACCGACGTCACCGGCAAGGTGGGCCCCGCCACGCGCGCCTCCGGCGGCCCGCGCGGGTCCCGCAACGGCGACGCGCGTTCCGAGTCCGGCTCCGGCGCGACGCGGCGCCGCGCCGACGGCAAGGCCGCGGCGCAGCGCAACCGTTCGTCGCGCCGCCGCACCCGCGGTGCGCAACCGGCCGGCGACGGCGCGGGGGCATCGCAGCGCACGGCCGACGGCGGCCCCGCCGACGCGCCCGCGGACGGCAAGGCCGGCACCGGCCCGTCCTCCGGAGGCCCGGCGCGGCGCCGCCGGCGGCGCCGCCGGGGTGGCGCATCGGGCGCCGGCGCGGCGGGCGGCAGCGCCCCGCAGGGCAGTACCGCCACCGCGGACTGA